CATCAGGTGAGTTTTCTTCCACATTAGGTGAATTTGTACCCAAATAAGTGAGTTTGTTTATCTTGTTTTGTCTATCTTTTCTCCCATGTCCTTGGCGTCCACCATCCTCCTCCACTCGCCGCCACACTTGGTTCCACCTTGGCCAACTCCACCACTGCCATCTACCACCGGGTGCCAAACCGGAGATCCAATGTTCGATTGTATTTTCTAGAAGAAACCAGAGCTTTGTTGAAGCCTCTGCTTCTCTAGAAGCTCGGTCCACAGCAGTGGTGCCTCGCCGCAACCCAAGCCTGTGACCaccttctcttcttttcttactGGCCGATTATAGGTTGTAAGGGGTGGACTTGTATAGATCTGGTGCTTCAACGTCGAAAGCAACAACTTCAGCCTCCACCTACAGCTCCGGCTACGGATCCAACCATGGTCTCCACCCTGTTGGACTCCGTGCTCAGTCTCAGCTCAGTTTGGTTTCCCGTTTGGTTCCCTATCTTTCACCACATCCGTCGTTCCATCGTCCATTTGTCAGCTTCTGTTGCTGTATGTTTGAAATCTACAGATCCCCTCATCCCTGTGCTCTTAGAGCTGCTGGTTTGACCCCTATTTGTGCCTCCGAAGTCTGAAGCCATGCCGCTAGTTGCACCCATTGCTGCACTGCAACTCCGGCAAAGCCGATGTGTTGTATAAAGGGAGCGCTGGTTAAAAAGTATATCAAGATATTCTTCGCTCAGAAGTTAAGGCCTATGTTATCTTGGAGTTTTAGGGGCTTCTGTATGTCCATATGGATTTTACTTCATGTTTTAGCTGAGTGTATCAGTTGAGTGTGCATGCCTGTTCTTCACTTTCTTAGGGTTTGTGCATTGTTGTGGCACTCTTAGAGATAATTTCTCGCATGTTGTAAGTGCCGTGAGGAAATCCTTTGGGTTGTATTCCATTCAtctttacccaaaaaaaaatcaccctaattttctttttttcctttttaattttttgatggTCCTTAATCTTTCatttagggatgacaatgggtagatATGGGtaaggtactatagtacctatcTCCATACCCGCATTTTCAAAAAGTACCTCTACCCGCCCCCATACCTGTGTGGGTATCAACATGAGTGTCTATCCCCATACCCTCTGACACCTATATGCTCGTACCtgttacccgcaatttagcgtACTAAATTTTAACTTTCACATTTTTTCAATggaaaatcaaaatatattagctattataaataaaagaattaattaaaaatacaaaagatcATCCATATATTTTCTAAGTAAAATCATTCAAAtaagtattttttaaaaagagaaTAAGCGAAAAAAGTTAAGCTCTAAATTTATAACTTTAGATTTGTTAATAAACTCTATAATTATAGAttactaatttaatttaaaaataagtgagtAGAAATTAACaaccatatttttttttgataggcaatggaattatattgaatagaagtacaaaggggtacttcaacccaatacaagaaagtagagaaaaaaaacaacaagctagataaaagaaaaaatacaagACAACAACCCTACAAAGATCAATACTACCCACCCCCACGGCCCCACTTCCTTGAGAATAGACAATATAAAATAGgcttcattaaaaccttactaggataaaatcccattgggaaaacctagaaaggaaaaaagtccccattttataaaatcaagaggaaattccaaggaAGTTTACAATAAGTTATAAACCCCATCCTAAAAACCACCCCAGAACCAAATACCAGCCCTTCCAATTGCATAGCCTCCAACAAATAAGAAACTAGAAGTCTATTCCAATCATACTTGTTTTTTAACAACCATATaaccatatatataatattaagacttcacttacttattttttaaaataagttataCTCTAAGTTTATTAACAAACTACCAATTTGTGCATGTTCATAATATgtatgtgtgcgggtatgagGCGGGTCGGGTACTATAGTATCTGTACCCACACCTATACCCACTTCTTTTTGTGGGTATTTATTGATATCCAACGCCATACCCATATAGCGGACTTTTATACTATCCATTGACATCGTGGGTATTTTTTGCTAGTACCCATAGGGTCTTGGACCCATTTCCATCATGTGTTGTATTGTGACAATTTCAACCAAACAAAGTTTGCTGCAGCATACCAAATTTTCTGAACTATAAACTACAAATTCACTCATTCCGAGCTTCTTTGTTTTATGGGGTTTTTAAGGATGGTCTTTAGAGttttacatcatattttgtGTTGTTTATATATGTCAGCTAAGTGTGCATGCttgttattaatttatttagttgTTGTGCATTGCTGAATCACTCTAAAAATTATCTCATATGTTGTAAATGTCGTTTGACAACCTTGAGTGTTTTAATTCCATACAccattaataaaaaattgtaaCAATTGAAAGTTGGAACGTTAGAAACACCATATAAAAGTAAGgtacaaagaaaaaagaaagaaagcatTGAGAATCTTATAAGTGATAATTTGATacgtttgatttttttttttaatgaaaactgTAATAGAATTAAGATGAAGATGACGTAGAGGCCAAAATATCAGGGTGCACAAAAGGCATGACGCCGGCAAGATCATCCTCGACGTTTGATTAAATGAATTGAAAAGTTATAGAATTGTAGCAAATTAGAAATGAGAACTGATGAAACATCTTGAAACGAATCTCAAATGGTGTAGTTCTCAGGTTTCTTTTTATTAACAAAAATCCCCTTCAATGGTGATTATTTATCTTATCTAACAATTCTTCACTTTTTGTTTCAATCTAGTAAAAGCTCTTCTGAAATTTGAGTCTTTATATAACTTTTTGCATGTCTAATTTTCTCTTCAATGTACGTATCTAAATATGTGAAACTCTAGCACCAACTAACAAAGGTTTTTAcgcccaaaaaaaaatataaaataggaAGTTAATTATCAATGAAGTCTCCCATTGAGAGTTCTATATTTCAAAATATCCCTGTATAGAACTGCCCTGTTAGGAGGCATGGTGTCCTCTAATTTCGGCCCTTGCCTCCTTTTCTGAATATTCTCCATGACCCTAACCTCGTCAGCCTTCACCCTCTGTGCCCTTGTCACGTTTCTACTATTTCTATTACCCTTGTTCTCTAATTGAAGTTTCAACCCTTGTTTTGCAAACCGCACCTTCTTCTTTGCTTGATGTTTCTCAGAACCTTGCAAATGCAAATGAAAAAAAACTTATCACATTATATATGCTCTTTGAAGTATCTAAAGAATAGATCAAAATCATTTGTCACCATTTCCGGTTCAATTTTTCCGTCTCATCAACAAAATTTTATGATCAtgacaataaaaaatatatttgtaaATTGTAAGTGACATGTTCAAATTTCATCTTGAAATGATATAGAAATAACCTTTTTATGACGATCTACAGATTTCGTAATTAAAGTGGAAACATATTAAAATTTGAAGAATGAAAATGACCATACCACTCAAATTCTTGTGGCCGTTGGGGTATAACATACCACccatttcaaactcaaatttctTCATGAAGTTAGATAGTATGCGTTTATGGACTTGATGAACCAAGAAGACCATGCTTCCGGAAACAGCAAACACAGCCATCAATCCAAATCTCATGGAGTTCTCCATCTTTCTTTCTGATTGGGCTTTTGGTTTGTGTTACATTGATGTGAATTGCATAGACATCATGTATCCTCCAAGAAATGATGAACAGGGAAAAGGGTAGGTGGGAAGAAAGAGAGAATGAATCATTTTTGTGATGATGAGGGAGGAAATAATGACGGGTATATAGCGGTTATTGATCGATGGTGCTTAAATATGGAATGAGAGAAATGGACGATATTCACAACACAAGAATCTCTTTTTGTTTACCTATTTTAAAACCATGAAAATTCAACAATGAATAATCCCAAGATAGGAAAAGCCTTAAATAGTAAATCTGAATCATGATTATTCAACAATGAACAATctctttttttatattttgataattttgGGCCCTCATTCCATCTAGAATCTATCGATTGTATCCATAAAGTGTCTCTCAATATGCATCAGCCTGCTAAATTCTCGGATAGATTTCTCATTGTaaaattagtatattattataaatagtaTTGTGTTTATAGGATTACTGACATTACCATAAAAATATTGAACCTTATTTAGGTTAGAATTAGATAATAAAAATGTTTTCTCTAAATATTTATGATGCATCGAACAAATACATCTATCTTAGCTTGTGGCTTATATGTGATGATTAAGAGGCCATCAAAGCTTTAAAACATCTTATTTCACGGTTTCAAAAAATCTTATTTCACAAAAAATAAAGATTGATGTACACTCAATAAATATAAACCTCTAGAGAGATAAGaatagataaaaaaataagTGATAGATACGATGTAACCGGAAAAGTGAAATAGAGAGAAATAAAAGTATCACAAGATATATGCACAGAGTAGTAATTTATGAATCATTCTTgtttaaaaactaagaacttGAGCCCTTAGCATTACTCTCTTGAATTGAGATGACTCAACAAACGACAAACATTGCTATCTCTCATAACTTCATAACAAGTATGCCCTTCATATGTTCATCAAGATGAAGACATAAACTACCATGAAATATTCAACATTTAGTCCGAACTTGTATaccataaaacaataacaacacTCAAATacacttttttctttctatttctctcttcctaTATTATAttacatcacatatcatatgtATTACTTTTTAATCATTTATTCATATATTTTCGTGTCTACGCCAAAAAGAGTGATTCACCGTTCAACCTAGGTCTTAGCCCACAAACAACCAGGTTATTTTGAGTATTTTTCTCTCCAAAGGTTTGTTTGTCTATTAAATAGACATAAACAGTGTTTCTCTACATAAAACGATCACAGGAAATGTTTAAATGAGGCAAATTCAACTATTCAACATCATTCATTTTTAAACCATGTATTAAAGCTCAGAAAAGCGCCTTATGGAAGCAAACAATCTCCTTCACAAACTCATAATCAAACCCATCTCTCTTTTTTCTACTATGCCAACAACATCACTGCTTTGTTATAATGATACATGCTTTTATTAAAAAGAATTAAAAGGCTATAATAGGATAAAGATACTGAAAATTGCAGGTAACAAAGGACAAGTATTTTGCATTGGAGAAGCTAAGCCAGGCTAACATGAGTTAGGCTGAACTTGAGATTACAACAAAAGAAAATACAATGTAAGAGAGAGTTGTTACAAAACAAATATCAGAACTAAGTTAGTGCCTTCTACAAGATAAGGTGACTTGTTGATTTAAAAATCCAATAATGCATATAAACTATAAACTGCGCAAATCAATTTGCACACAGTGTATACAATTCTGTAAAGAATAGGGTTTAAACTATAAACTGCGCAGACCAATTTGCGCACTGTGTATACAAAGTCAGTAAAGAATAGGGccaattaaaaaatgaaagaaaattaacGATTTTAGATATAGCCTAGAATCAATCCCCTGTACCAATGATCTTCAGCACTCCACAAATCTTCAACGGATACGGTTGAAATCAGCAAAAGGCTCGCGGTTTGGCTTTGAGGATGGTTTGCTTGCTTCTGGAGTTCCAAAGACATTCCAGAATCGAAGAGTCTCATCAGCTGCTGCAGAGGCCACAGTACACCCATCTGGACTCTGAGCCATGTACAGCACCCTGGAGGTATGACCATTGAGCTCTGCCATCTTCAGCATAGAAGGGTATTTCCAGAGAGTGAGCTGGTTCTGGGTGAAACCGTGCGAGCTAAGCAACTCTCGCTCACTCTTGCTCCAAAGAAGGGCACACACCTGAGAGCCAGTGTTGACAGTGTTCAGGCATGCACCAGTATGTGTGTTCCAAAACTTGATGCACTGGTCACTCCCTCCTCCACCAGAAGCTAGAAGATTTCCCTGAAATGGACACCAGGCCAGTGCCTTCACAGCAGCTACATGCTCCTCAAACCGGTGTAGCCAGCGGGTCGGCGTGTTGGAAGAGGCCCTTGACCTGTCCCATATGTGAACAAGATTATCATTGCCTCCACTCGCCAATTGTTGTCCTGAGGGAGACCATTTGAGCCCACACACCTCCTGGTTGTGTCCCCTGTAGGTTTCAACAATGTGAGACCTTATTCTCACATCATTGTTAACCACCCTACCCTCCATTCCTCCTGTGGACAGGATGTGATTGTTCCATGCCAGTGATCCTACTCTTGCTCGATGTCCACCCCTGAGTACTCTCAGCTGCACCCACCAAATCAAACCATGTTAAAAAAACATCATAATGAATAATGAATCAGCAGGAGTTTCAATTTAACAACAATCAACAGTTTAACACAAAGGCTGACAAAGGAAGCATGTTAAAACCATCAGAGTTCATCAGCAGTAGTTTCAATTTTACAATAATTAACAGTTTCACACACAAGATAACAAATGAGAAGCATGACATTTAGTATTTACCAGTCTAGTAGTAGTAGAATCCCACAACTGGACAATGGAATTGTTCAAACCAACAGCTAAATGTCGGCCATCAGGAGCCCAGTTAACACTAGTAATGGGACCTTCTTCCTCATTCACCGTGACAAGTTCTGCAGTGGAGCTATCAGCAGCATTCCAGAGATACACAGTGCTTCCAAGAGCAATGCACAGCACATTACTGCTACCCCAGTCAAGCAAATTCAAGTAGAAGTCATCTGCAATATCAGGGGCATCCAGTGTCCTCTCAGAACTCTGAAAAAAACAACACAGGAATTTTCACAAACAGTTAGAGTGCAATCCCAAACATTCAATATTTTGCTttgaatcaaacacaaacacacacacacaaagccAAAAATACCTGAGGAATGTGTCTGGGCTTGGAAGATTTGgattgaggaggaggaggggagAAGAAATCCTTGGGTATGGCTTCAACAAGTTCAGGCGGCTTGTTCTTGAAGGCCAAGATTCGCGTCCGGTTCATGTTGAAAGCCTCGGCGAGCATTTTCCGGTAAGCTTGTTTGGACGGCGACGTGACCACCGGCTCCTCCTTGTTGTTTCTTCCCTCCGTGAGCATGTAGTGAGCGTAACTGAAGTCCATGGCTGACCTATTCGGAATAAACCTATCCAACTGTTCCCAGAAAACACCAAGAATCAGTGAGAAAACAACAAGAAATTCGTAAAATCAAGGGTTTGATCGGAAAGAAAATCAACAAGAAATTCAAGGGTTTACGTTTTCCTGAGAAGACTTCCTGTGAGGGAAAAGGGATCGGGATTTGAATTTGATCGGAGAAGTCCACGGTCCCGCCGCCGCGTCCATGATCGGAGAAATTTTCCCTGCGAAACAAGAAGATGCGGAGAAAAATCAATGGAAAAAAGAAGATATGATGAAGAAAATCAGTGAATGAATGAGAGAGATGATAAAGTAGAATGATTGATTGTGTTGTGGGCTCAGTCTCGAAGATCGAGAGAGATTTCGCGCGCGCGAGAGAGAATCAGAGAAGATTGGatgtgagaagaagaagaagaagaagaagaagattgtcATCAATATTAGAAACAATGTCGGTTCAATTTAAGTAGCCGTTGAGAATGAAAAACAAATATAAGATTTtgtgatttataatttataaaatatgaattttttctttaaatgaatttttaattaaataaactttcgtaaccaaaaataaactttcacattcttaattcaaattaatagttttaagaaagaattttttcattcaaaaaaaagagTTTTCCAATTTAATATTGTTTCCTATTTGTGCAATTTCCCAaattatttgatgttttttctctttctgaCAGAAACCTAATTCATTGCTTATAGTGCAAGTCTTCAATTTACAAtattagggtttatgttgtgTCATGTGTCCACACGCTGCGAATCGTGTGTTAACCAAGAAGCTTTATGTTGTAGTTATGATTTTGAGGTCTAATATGACAACGTGCAACCAAACATGCGTTGAATATGGTTTTAAGATTAGAGTTTGTTCCAAGGGTCATCTATTTTCATTTTAGAACATCTACTGAATATTAGGGGCATATGTGGATATTAAGACTCCAAATGAGAATTCGCTCTTATGTTAGAGAAGAGTGTCGGGTTTGTAATGCGCAGACATATCACCTATGCCATAAATCGTCCATTGGGCTTCTCATCCACCATGTCAAcccaaaacttttgttgttgtcATGATCAAAGTCACCACTCATTtgagatgatgatggtggtgttTAAGCAATAACGACATTGGTATTGCTAGCCCTAGTGCGAGTCTTATTTTTTCCCGATATGCGAAGAAGACTCATGTGTTATATCCTTCCCTTGGGATGGGTCTTTAAGAGAATCATTTTGATGACATTTGTTAAATATGTGCTACAAGTTATATCTAATACAATATATCACGTAATAAGAAAATGTCATACAAATTTTccatatgaattaaaaaaaatattaaaaactaaCCTCTGTGAGACCTCAAAAAAATAAGCTCACTAGCATACAAAAGAGGTTTGCTAAACtgcaaaacaataaaaaatatgaaaactaTGGActaaaaaaactataaaagaaaaaacgaGAAACTAACCTTTAACGTgggcctttcaaaaaaaaaaacctttagcGTGGGCAAAAGGTAGAATAGGCGTGAAAATAATGTTATTTCCAAAGTTATATATAGGTTACCACCTGtttattatgagtttatttataGACTGTTGACGATTTTGGCTGTCAGAAAATATTTACTGACGGCTAAATGATACAAATTTTATAAAAGATTGATCTATTCACCATGCTTTACATTTTGAAAAAGATTTAAGCCCCCCATGCAATTATAAATATGAAAAAGATATACAATTTGTTCTGTTCAACAAAATTAGTAGGGCCTACTAAATTATAGTCGAACACAGAGAAATTAATAGATTTAGTTCAAAGTTATATTTTGGGAGCTTAATTCTCAAACGTTACAAATATGCAGCATAGATATATTGAATTCTAACCACCGGAGTTACAAGATTGAGTTAATGTAACACTTCTAATAAAAAGAGTTCCTTTCCAAGAGTTTAaagttgcaaaaaaaaaaacatctctTCTCTAAACTTTGACCATATTATGTAGCATATTTGGAAATCATTTTACAATTATAAGTCTTAATCAATTCTGAAGAACAACTTCTGTAAATAGCTTCTTGAGTGCCGGAATCGATTTTGAGGAAAAATAAActcatccaaacatgttattacTTATGTGCTTGTGATAACATTCAACATGCTTTGATTATATTGCTTGAACATGCCAAATGAAACACACTATACATGCACAAGACTAGGCAAATTACTAAGGACCAGAAGCTGTAACCAACATCCATGCTTTGATGATGAGCCGTGCTTCAATATCACTCTTGCTAGTAGAGACGAAGTGCAACATCTCTGATTGAGACCTGCTATAAGCGTCTTTGGATGCAAACCAATGATCACTCTTTGGagcttatttaattttcttttgtagataagctccaataggTCTATGTCCAAACGAGCTCTATGTCTTGGTTAGTCTTAAGCTCCAGGTTGAAGTTTCATCCGCCGCAGAGAAAGATATGCGAGTAAACGGTAGCCGAAAACCATGGCTATCAGGGCAGCAACCTCGTTGAAACCACTGTCAATTCTGATCCCATTTATGCTAGGTGTTATGTGTTCATATTGCACCTTGAGCAAAAGTTTGTACGTGTGGTAGTTGAAAGATAGGTAGCGAATCCAAGATATAAATATAGGGACTTTCTGTCAAATTTAGTAGCATGTATCAGTCACTTCTACCATTACTACAATACCAAGTATAATTGAATGTTTTCAGCCTAACATTGTGCAATTACCAATAAGTTTGATAAGTTTATCAGATaaacttatgaataagcattAATATATATCTATAAGGTTTTTAAATAAACTTATGAATAAACGCTTATGTGATAAGTGTTTATTAAGTTGTTTACTGTAACACATTCTTCGTCACATAAGCCCAAAATTAATTGGACAAATGTCAAGAAATGAGGATTTTGCATCCCAAGAAAAAGTGGTTAAATTAAGTTTACCTTCACAAAGAAACCTCCAGCCAGCATGAAAGTCATCACAGTCACTGAAGCTAAAGTTGTTGCCCTTTTCAAGTCCATTAGTGTTGCCCCAATAGCAAGTCCAAGCCCCTGCATCACAATCAACCATAATTAGAACTCAGAACTGTAGACCAGGATCGTTTTGGTTTATGTTAATTTTCTTAGCAGTTcgattttgaaattcaaaagcaTACCTGAGCTGCCACAATGCAAAGGAAAACTGTAAGAATGCTGAGGAAAAAGGGCCCTGGACTCAGTCTCAAACCAGCCATGAAATAAACAACTAGCAGGAAAAGCACTGGCAATACCAGATCAAGTGGAAGGTCACTTGTAGTTCTAGCTAAGAAATAAGCACTTAATCTGTACATGTCTGATGCTCTTTCCTTTGCCAGCATGGCTCTCTCTTGAGGAAATGTGAATATTGCTGTGAAAACAGGAAAGAATCCCCAAAAGACTGCTATAAAGAAAAGAAGTCCTGCCTGCAGTGAAGAAATGTGTAGAATTAAGATGTTAACTTGCAAAATGTTCGTACTAGGAAATACAAAAACTTTGGGAGTTATGTAGAATTTGATTATGGCCTTTACTTTGTTCCTGGCTTTCTGCCCTTTAAGATATAGGATTATACTCTAGTCTTTAGAGAAAATAGTTTACTAGCATGTTTACATCAACATCTCTTTCCTCAGAGTTAATTCTAGCACGCAGAAGCTTAAGTGCGAAGCTTCtttccataattgattttggccttagaattaattgtagatgaatatccaaacatgcattaCCTGGTCTTGTAGACCTTTTGGGTTGCTAGAATCTGATTGCCACCATAGTAATCCTAAGATGATTGCAGTGGATAGAACTTGGGTGATTCTCAACCAGCTAAAATAGTCATGTCTCCTTTCTTTGAATCCTCTTGAGAATAATATGAAAAACTGCTCTAACCAACTTGCCCCCCACTGTCTTTTCTGAGAACAAACCTTGGACTTCAAATCTTTGTCAAGGGGGATAGGAACCATTAACTTTTTCTTCTCGGTTTCTGCAACTCGAGTCTCATATGCCTCCACAAGATACTGCTAAAATTCACCAATAATTAGATGGGAAATTTTTCCTCTCATGTGTTTTTTCTAATCATATCAAAATTAATACTCAGAATTTACCTCTTGTACAACTGCAGCTGATGGTTTCCCATTGCATGTTTCAGCTTCTGAATTTCCCATATGTACTTTATCCTTTAATTCTGATGGTACTGAAATATCATTCATGTTTCCATTTGCAAGGTCTAATAAAAACTCTGCTGGGTTCATGGAAATAAGAGGAGAACACCCTATAAGTTTGAAGTAGTCCATTGCTTCAGATGCTTTTCCAAAGTAAAGCAAGCTACCTTTTCCTAGAAGGATCAACTTATCAAATTTATGGAAGAGTCTGCTTGATGGTTGATGAATTGTTGTCACAACAGTTTTACCAGCCTGACATAAGACCAAAAAAGGTAAGTGATAAAGGTTTAAGTACTGATgagaattaaaaaatatatagtgATTATTACAAAGCATGCATAGAATTAGATATTCCTATGAATAGCTAAAAGCCAAATTAGTAATGTGACAGGAAATAAGTTTTTGAATGTTGTCATTGTCAAGATTGTCAATTTTAATCAATAGAAACGGCACGCTAAGTCCTATGATTTGTCTGATATATTATTTCTAAGAGAAAGTTTGATATTTATGTGTATTTTTAAATTGGGACTGTGGATGCTAAGTTTTCAATCTTATTAATCTTAATGGGGAGAATGAAAACAAATACCTCTGCTATGTCATGTAGCATCTGAACTATTCTCAAGGCTGTTGTGGAATCCAAACCAGATGTTGGTTCATCAAGAAACAGAAGAGAAGGATTGATTAGGATCTCATTTCCAATACAAACTCTCTTCCTCTCTCCACCTGA
This is a stretch of genomic DNA from Lotus japonicus ecotype B-129 chromosome 1, LjGifu_v1.2. It encodes these proteins:
- the LOC130730841 gene encoding ABC transporter G family member 22 isoform X3 — translated: MDNALSSGISRGKSDELVEAEGGGSSTGSTTLSRKSSRRMSPKNTHIRKARSAQLKVEVDEVSSGVALSRASSASLGLSFSFTGFTLPPDEISDTKPFSDDDIPEDIEPGTHKPKFQTEPTLPLYLKFKDVTYKVVIKGLTTSQEKDILKGITGSVNPGEVLALMGPSGSGKTSLLNLLGARTSQSINDGSITYNDLPYSKFLKSRIGFVTQDDVLFAHLTVKETLTYAARLKLPNTLTREQKEQRALDVIVELGLERCQDTMIGGSFVRGVSGGERKRVCIGNEILINPSLLFLDEPTSGLDSTTALRIVQMLHDIAEAGKTVVTTIHQPSSRLFHKFDKLILLGKAEFLLDLANGNMNDISVPSELKDKVHMGNSEAETCNGKPSAAVVQEQYLVEAYETRVAETEKKKLMVPIPLDKDLKSKVCSQKRQWGASWLEQFFILFSRGFKERRHDYFSWLRITQVLSTAIILGLLWWQSDSSNPKGLQDQAGLLFFIAVFWGFFPVFTAIFTFPQERAMLAKERASDMYRLSAYFLARTTSDLPLDLVLPVLFLLVVYFMAGLRLSPGPFFLSILTVFLCIVAAQGLGLAIGATLMDLKRATTLASVTVMTFMLAGGFFVKKVPIFISWIRYLSFNYHTYKLLLKVQYEHITPSINGIRIDSGFNEVAALIAMVFGYRLLAYLSLRRMKLQPGA
- the LOC130730841 gene encoding ABC transporter G family member 22 isoform X4, whose protein sequence is MDNALSSGISRGKSDELVEAEGGGSSTGSTTLSRKSSRRMSPKNTHIRKARSAQLKVEVDEVSSGVALSRASSASLGLSFSFTGFTLPPDEISDTKPFSDDDIPEDIEPGTHKPKFQTEPTLPLYLKFKDVTYKVVIKGLTTSQEKDILKGITGSVNPGEVLALMGPSGSGKTSLLNLLGARTSQSINDGSITYNDLPYSKFLKSRIGFVTQDDVLFAHLTVKETLTYAARLKLPNTLTREQKEQRALDVIVELGLERCQDTMIGGSFVRGVSGGERKRVCIGNEILINPSLLFLDEPTSGLDSTTALRIVQMLHDIAEAGKTVVTTIHQPSSRLFHKFDKLILLGKEFLLDLANGNMNDISVPSELKDKVHMGNSEAETCNGKPSAAVVQEQYLVEAYETRVAETEKKKLMVPIPLDKDLKSKVCSQKRQWGASWLEQFFILFSRGFKERRHDYFSWLRITQVLSTAIILGLLWWQSDSSNPKGLQDQAGLLFFIAVFWGFFPVFTAIFTFPQERAMLAKERASDMYRLSAYFLARTTSDLPLDLVLPVLFLLVVYFMAGLRLSPGPFFLSILTVFLCIVAAQGLGLAIGATLMDLKRATTLASVTVMTFMLAGGFFVKKVPIFISWIRYLSFNYHTYKLLLKVQYEHITPSINGIRIDSGFNEVAALIAMVFGYRLLAYLSLRRMKLQPGA
- the LOC130730841 gene encoding ABC transporter G family member 22 isoform X2; this translates as MDNALSSGISRGKSDELVEAEGGGSSTGSTTLSRKSSRRMSPKNTHIRKARSAQLKVEVDEVSSGVALSRASSASLGLSFSFTGFTLPPDEISDTKPFSDDDIPEDIEPGTHKPKFQTEPTLPLYLKFKDVTYKVVIKGLTTSQEKDILKGITGSVNPGEVLALMGPSGSGKTSLLNLLGARTSQSINDGSITYNDLPYSKFLKSRIGFVTQDDVLFAHLTVKETLTYAARLKLPNTLTREQKEQRALDVIVELGLERCQDTMIGGSFVRGVSGGERKRVCIGNEILINPSLLFLDEPTSGLDSTTALRIVQMLHDIAEAGKTVVTTIHQPSSRLFHKFDKLILLGKGSLLYFGKASEAMDYFKLIGCSPLISMNPAEFLLDLANGNMNDISVPSELKDKVHMGNSEAETCNGKPSAAVVQEYLVEAYETRVAETEKKKLMVPIPLDKDLKSKVCSQKRQWGASWLEQFFILFSRGFKERRHDYFSWLRITQVLSTAIILGLLWWQSDSSNPKGLQDQAGLLFFIAVFWGFFPVFTAIFTFPQERAMLAKERASDMYRLSAYFLARTTSDLPLDLVLPVLFLLVVYFMAGLRLSPGPFFLSILTVFLCIVAAQGLGLAIGATLMDLKRATTLASVTVMTFMLAGGFFVKKVPIFISWIRYLSFNYHTYKLLLKVQYEHITPSINGIRIDSGFNEVAALIAMVFGYRLLAYLSLRRMKLQPGA
- the LOC130730841 gene encoding ABC transporter G family member 22 isoform X1; translated protein: MDNALSSGISRGKSDELVEAEGGGSSTGSTTLSRKSSRRMSPKNTHIRKARSAQLKVEVDEVSSGVALSRASSASLGLSFSFTGFTLPPDEISDTKPFSDDDIPEDIEPGTHKPKFQTEPTLPLYLKFKDVTYKVVIKGLTTSQEKDILKGITGSVNPGEVLALMGPSGSGKTSLLNLLGARTSQSINDGSITYNDLPYSKFLKSRIGFVTQDDVLFAHLTVKETLTYAARLKLPNTLTREQKEQRALDVIVELGLERCQDTMIGGSFVRGVSGGERKRVCIGNEILINPSLLFLDEPTSGLDSTTALRIVQMLHDIAEAGKTVVTTIHQPSSRLFHKFDKLILLGKGSLLYFGKASEAMDYFKLIGCSPLISMNPAEFLLDLANGNMNDISVPSELKDKVHMGNSEAETCNGKPSAAVVQEQYLVEAYETRVAETEKKKLMVPIPLDKDLKSKVCSQKRQWGASWLEQFFILFSRGFKERRHDYFSWLRITQVLSTAIILGLLWWQSDSSNPKGLQDQAGLLFFIAVFWGFFPVFTAIFTFPQERAMLAKERASDMYRLSAYFLARTTSDLPLDLVLPVLFLLVVYFMAGLRLSPGPFFLSILTVFLCIVAAQGLGLAIGATLMDLKRATTLASVTVMTFMLAGGFFVKKVPIFISWIRYLSFNYHTYKLLLKVQYEHITPSINGIRIDSGFNEVAALIAMVFGYRLLAYLSLRRMKLQPGA